In a single window of the Coffea eugenioides isolate CCC68of chromosome 3, Ceug_1.0, whole genome shotgun sequence genome:
- the LOC113766675 gene encoding zinc finger protein GAI-ASSOCIATED FACTOR 1-like has translation MSKYVVQDFEEEDEQLPGTVITQSSNDSPNPLDNDPDAEVVALSPRTLMATNRYICEVCHKGFQRDQNLQLHRRGHNLPWKLKQRPTTQVKKRVYVCPEPSCVHHDPSRALGDLTGIKKHFCRKHGEKKWKCDKCSKRYAVQSDWKAHTKICGTREYRCDCGTIFSRKDSFVTHRAFCDALIEENNKMNQTLAAATGGMLQHQAQELFPSPLPVPDPTNPMMNLSISHANMDTSVLKPLSLNAQGLLAVSSNVDPIFSPNGANPRTSFSTLGGHNGNSHLPIGSAFSSATALLQKAAEMGAKISDNSMAPILLRGFSGYSTSSMNTSNSIQEGSSAVGGQTSGGVPNSLYMRNLDAYGKSTEAGIQRINSFSASQSGGLYDPNTLLMHSSNGTSGILSDRDHVLMGGSERLTLDFLGVEPAAAAAQSSFAKKRRLEGDVMGLDYSKAQQNLHHLHSDW, from the exons ATGTCCAAGTATGTAGTCCAGgattttgaagaagaagatgagcAGCTTCCAGGAACTGTAATTACACAATCATCAAATGATAGTCCTAATCCTTTGGATAATG ATCCTGATGCAGAGGTTGTGGCCTTGTCACCCAGGACTCTTATGGCGACGAACAGGTACATTTGTGAAGTGTGCCACAAAGGATTCCAGAGGGATCAGAATCTGCAACTGCACAGGAGAGGCCATAACCTGCCCTGGAAGCTTAAGCAAAGGCCAACGACACAAGTGAAGAAGAGGGTATATGTCTGCCCAGAACCGAGCTGTGTTCATCATGACCCAAGCCGGGCTCTAGGGGACTTAACTGGGATCAAGAAGCATTTCTGCAGGAAGCATGGAGAGAAGAAATGGAAATGTGACAAGTGCTCCAAGCGGTATGCTGTGCAGTCCGACTGGAAGGCCCACACCAAGATCTGTGGAACTCGCGAGTACCGCTGTGATTGTGGAACCATCTTCTCAAG AAAGGATAGTTTCGTGACTCACAGAGCCTTCTGTGATGCTTTGATCGAAGAGAACAACAAAATGAACCAGACCCTCGCTGCAGCCACGGGAGGAATGTTACAACACCAAGCACAAGAATTGTTTCCTTCTCCATTGCCAGTGCCTGACCCCACTAACCCCATGATGAATCTGTCCATTTCTCACGCTAACATGGATACTTCAGTACTAAAGCCTTTATCCCTGAATGCTCAGGGGCTCCTGGCGGTGTCAAGCAATGTGGATCCTATTTTTAGCCCAAATGGGGCGAACCCTCGCACAAGCTTCAGCACCTTAGGAGGCCACAATGGCAATTCTCATCTACCAATTGGATCGGCTTTCAGCTCAGCAACAGCCTTGTTACAGAAGGCTGCAGAAATGGGTGCAAAAATCAGTGACAATTCAATGGCTCCAATCCTCCTCAGAGGATTTTCAGGGTATTCTACCAGTAGTATGAATACTTCTAACTCAATTCAGGAGGGTTCTAGTGCAGTGGGCGGGCAAACTTCCGGTGGAGTTCCCAATAGTTTATATATGCGAAATTTAGATGCTTACGGAAAGTCTACGGAGGCTGGAATTCAGAGAATTAACAGTTTCAGTGCTTCCCAATCTGGTGGCCTATATGACCCCAATACCCTTTTGATGCATTCGTCAAATGGAACTTCTGGTATCCTTTCGGATAGAGATCACGTCCTCATGGGGGGAAGTGAGAGATTGACTCTCGACTTCCTAGGGGTAGAGCCTGCCGCTGCGGCTGCTCAGTCAAGTTTTGCAAAGAAGAGAAGATTGGAAGGTGATGTCATGGGTTTGGACTACTCCAAAGCGCAACAAAACCTGCATCATCTTCATTCAGATTGGTAA
- the LOC113765671 gene encoding 54S ribosomal protein L51, mitochondrial-like, translating to MALRGVWQLNKLIVSYCHWGGSSRGLRAFMESHLPAFKEINPQLEVVTELNRGQHPYLKGLYRNKNERVVSVKNMTPEDILLCATRLRNSLGRKVVKLKTRHVTKHPSVQGTWTTDLKI from the exons ATGGCCCTAAGAGGTGTGTGGCAGTTAAACAAGCTGATTGTGAGCTATTGTCACTGGGGTGGAAGTAGTAGAGGCCTCAG GGCATTCATGGAATCTCATTTGCCAGCATTTAAAGAGATTAATCCCCAGCTGGAGGTGGTAACTGAGCTTAATCGTGGTCAGCATCCATATTTGAAGGGACTATACC GTAACAAGAATGAGAGGGTTGTATCAGTTAAAAACATGACACCAGAAGATATACTTCTCTGTGCAACCAGGCTAAGAAATTCACTTGGAAGAAAGGTGGTCAAGTTGAAGACGAGACACGTTACCAAGCACCCCAGTGTTCAAGGTACATGGACGACAGACTTGAAGATATGA
- the LOC113766959 gene encoding eukaryotic translation initiation factor 2A produces the protein MATGQSPSLEIFVREPDGFVIWNGPPFADGQPSVKLDKVQCSSAKFSEDGLKLMVMKSDSQINIYDCKTWREIRSFQVPNVLAATMSPCGTYLQTFQKSTSPQDKNVVLWRIDHGDSVHHLSQKNMTKATWPSIKFSLDEAIACRLATNEVQFFDPEDFSKGIVHRLRVPGMAAVELSKTPGAYVAAFVPESKGMPASVQIFATGKDVQSPVARRSFFRCSTVQLNWNSGSTGLLVLVQSDVDKTNQSYYGESKLNYLTTDGTHEGLVPLRKEGPVHDVQWSCSGKEFAVVYGFMPAMATVFDKKCNPLLELGSGPYNTIRWNPKGKFLCLAGFGNLPGDMAFWDYVEKKQLGTTKAECSVTSEWSPDGQYFMTATTAPRLQVDNGIKIFHHNGSLYFKEMFDKLYQADWKPESPDRFGEIAELGKSVESLKIDGTKPQGQGSKSSQVSSKPANAPAQKPAAYRPPHAKAAAAVQAQLFGGSSSGELSRNALKNKKKREKQREKKAAEAGGGASDA, from the exons ATGGCAACAGGGCAGTCACCATCCTTGGAAATCTTTGTGAGAGAACCAGATGGTTTTGTTATTTGGAATGGACCCCCTTTTGCAGATGGTCAACCCAGTGTCAAGCTCGATAAAGTCCAGTGCTCCAGTGCAAAATTCAGTGAAGATGGATTGAAACTCATGGTTATGAAGTCTGACTCACAAATTAACATTTACGATTGCAAAACGTGGAGAGAGATTAGGTCTTTTCAAGTTCCAAATGTTCTTGCAGCCACCATGTCCCCATGTGGTACTTATCTTCAGACTTTTCAGAAATCAACATCACCACAGGATAAAAATGTGGTCTTGTGGAGGATAGACCATGGTGATTCTGTTCATCATCTGTCGCAGAAGAATATGACCAAAGCAACATG GCCTTCAATAAAATTCAGCCTTGATGAAGCTATTGCATGTCGTCTTGCAACCAATGAAGTTCAATTTTTTGATCCTGAGGACTTCTCTAAAGGTATAGTCCATCGGCTTAGAGTTCCAGGAATGGCTGCCGTAGAGCTTTCGAAGACACCTGGAGCATATGTGGCAGCATTTGTTCCAGAATCAAAG GGAATGCCAGCTAGCGTTCAAATATTTGCTACTGGAAAAGATGTGCAGAGCCCTGTTGCTCGACGAAGTTTCTTCCGTTGTTCAACCGTGCAACTGAATTGGAACTCTGGTTCTACAGGGTTACTTGTCCTGGTACAGTCAGATGTTGACAAGACAAACCAGAGTTACTATGGAGAGTCAAAGTTAAACTACTTGACTACGGATGGAACCCATGAAGGACTTGTCCCCCTGC GTAAAGAAGGCCCTGTACATGATGTTCAGTGGTCATGTTCGGGCAAAGAATTTGCTGTTGTTTATGGAT TTATGCCTGCGATGGCGACGGTCTTTGACAAGAAGTGCAATCCTCTTCTTGAGCTTGGAAGTGGCCCTTATAATACTATTCGCTGGAATCCTAAAGGAAAGT TTTTATGCTTGGCAGGGTTTGGAAACTTGCCTGGAGACATG GCATTCTGGGATTATGTGGAAAAGAAGCAGCTTGGAACCACAAAAGCCGAATGTTCTGTGACAAGTGAATGGTCTCCAGATGGCCAATATTTTATGACTGCTACCACAGCTCCAAGGCTACAAGTTGACAATGG GATAAAAATCTTTCACCACAATGGATCTTTGTATTTCAAAGAGATGTTTGACAAATTGTATCAG GCTGACTGGAAACCAGAATCACCAGATAGGTTTGGTGAAATTGCAGAACTGGGCAAGTCCGTGGAATCCTTGAAAATTGATGGAACAAAACCACAAG GACAAGGGTCAAAATCCTCCCAGGTTTCCTCAAAACCAGCCAATGCTCCTGCACAGAAACCTGCTGCTTATCGACCACCTCATGCTAAAGCTGCTGCAGCTGTTCAGGCACAG CTATTTGGTGGAAGCTCTTCAGG AGAATTGAGCAGGAATGCattaaagaacaagaaaaaaagggagaaacaaAGGGAGAAAAAAGCTGCTGAGGCTGGTGGTGGTGCTAGTGATGCATGA